Sequence from the Clostridium saccharobutylicum DSM 13864 genome:
GCCTCATATTTGTTGCAGAGATAAAAATATTAATGCTATAAGATCAGGTTTGATAGGTGCTCATATTGAAAATATAAGAAATGTGCTTGCAATTACAGGAGATCCTATATCAGATGCTAGTAAAGTTGAAACAAAGAGTGTGTTTAATTTAAACTCTTTTAAATTAATAGAGCTTATAGATGATATGAATAGTGAAGTTTTTAATAATGATAATATTTTAATTGGTGGAGCATTGAATTTAAATGTATTAAATAAAGAAGTAGAATTTAATCGTATGATGAAAAAGATAGAAAAGGGAGCAAATTTCTTTTTAACTCAACCTATATATGATGATGATGCTATAGAATTCTTAAAAAAGATAAAAGAAAGAACTAACGTGAAGATACTTGCTGGATTGCTTCCAATTGTGAGTTATAGAAATGCAATGTTTTTAAATAACGAATTACCTGGTGTTACTATACCGGAAAAATATATAAATATGTTTTCAGAGGATATGACTAAAGAAGAGGGACAGCAAGTTGGAATAGATATATCAGTGGAAATAGGAAGAAAATTAAAGGGGCTTTGCGATGGATTGTATTTTGTAACGCCATTTAATAGAGTTAATATGCTTATAGAAATTATAAATAAGATAAAGGGATAAGATATTCTTTATATTTAAAAGAAGTGCATAAAATGTGGTTGATTTTAAACATATCAACCACATTTTTATTTTGATATAAAAATAAGGAGTATGTGTATATATGTGGTAAAAATATGTTAAAAAAAAGACAATTTGTTTTTTTAGGATAATATTGAAAAATAATAAGAACTAAGTTAGTATACTATATATATATAAAGAAATGAGGAATTTTAAGATGACATGTAACGACATACAATTATTAGATGAAGCAGATAGATGTTTATTGTGCAAGAAACCAAGATGTAAGGAAAATTGTCCAATACAAACATCTATTCCAGAGATTATATCTCTTTATAAAGAAAATAGATTAAGAGAAGCAGGAGAAATTTTATTTAATAACAATCCACTTTCAGCAGTTTGTTCACTAGTATGTATTCATGAAGATCAATGTAAAGGTAACTGTATAAAGGGAATTAAAGGGGAACCAATAAGATTTCATGATATAGAATATGAGATATCAATGAAGTATTTAGAAGAGGTGAGATTTGAAAATTTACCAAAAGATAAAGATAGAATAGCAATAATTGGTGGAGGTCCGGCAGGAATAACAATTGCATTCATATTAGCTAATAAAGGTTATGATGTTACTATTTTTGATGCACACGTGAAAATAGGTGGAGTACTTAGATATGGTATACCAGAATACAGATTGCCTAAAAAAATACTAGATACAATTGAAGATAGACTTGTTGAATTAGGAATTAAAATTAGACCTAATACTCTTATTGGGCCAGTAATAACTCTTGATAGATTGTATGAGGATGGATATAAGGCTATATTTATTGGGACTGGAGTATGGAATCCTAAGACTTTGAATATAAAGGGAGAAACTAGAGGAAATGCACATTTTGCTATAGATTATTTAAAGTCTCCAGAAGCGTATAGATTAGGAGAAAAAGTTGCAGTTATAGGAGCTGGAAATGTTGCAATGGATGCAGCAAGAAGTGCAAAGAGAAATGGTGCTAAAGAAGTAACTGTACTTTATAGAAAAGGCTTTGATGAAATGAGTGCGACCAAACAAGAAATAATGGAAGCTAAGGAAGATGGAGTTATATTCAATTTATTCAAATCACCTATTGAAATAACAGAAAAAGGTATTAGATTATCATCTACAGAAAATGTAACAGATGAAAATGGTAAGATAGTAACTAAGGTTATTGAAGGAAAAGAGGAATTTTTTGAATGTGATTCAATAATAATTGCTGTAAGCCAAACTCCTAAAACAAATATAGTATCTAATACAAAAGAACTTAACACTAATAAATGGGGATTAATTATTACAGATGAAAAAGGAAATACAACTAGAAAAGGTACATTCGCATCTGGAGATGTAGTCACAGGAGCCAAAACAGTTGTTGAAGCAGTAGTTCAAGCTAAAACTGTAGCAAATACTATAGAAGAATATTGTAAAAATAATTAAGAATTTGCGTAAATTGAATAAACTAAAAGTTCGAAATTAAAGTTTTAGTTAGAGAAATATTTTACGAGAAAAGTGTTGAATTTTTGATAAATTATGAATATATTTGCATTAATGTATTCATAATAAAACCTAGAAGTGTATTCTTCTAGGTTTTATTTATATACTACATTATTATATATTGTACTTCTATTAAATTGATTATTATAAATGATTGTGTAGAAAATATTTTTATTATATTTAATTAGCATTGGGCATAATATATACTATAAAAATGTAAAAATAACAAGCAATATGTAGAACGTTAGATAATATTTTTATATAAGGGACCAATTAAATACTAAAAAGATAAATAAAGTCAAATTTTTGGCTTAAAATACTTTTAAATATAATTTCTTTACTTTATCAGACTGTTAACATCTTGCTAATTATTATTAAAATATGATAATATATTAATGAGTTTATTGTGTTTTTAAAATTTTTCGGTAAATATAATAGTATGCTATGTCATTAGCACATTAAAACGGAATTTTTAACGAATGGATTAAATAATCAAATAGGGAGGATTTTTATGAACATTTTTAAGAAAAAATCATTAGAACAGATGTTGCAAGGTGCACAAAAGACAGATTTAAAGAAAAATCTTAAAGCTAAAGATATAGCAGCATTTGGTATTGGAGCAGTTGTAGGTGTTGGTATCTTTGTCGCAACAGGAGAAGGGGCACATGCAGCTGGACCAGCAGTAATAGTTTCATTTATTATCGCAGGTATAATAGCATGTCTTTGTGCATTATGTTATTGTGAACTTTCAACTATGTTCCCAGTAGCAGGAAGTACATATTCTTATTCATATATAGTATTTGGTGAAATAATTGCAATGATAATTGGATGGTGTCTTACAGCGGAATACTTAGTTGCATGTAGTGCTGTTGCATCAGGATGGTCAGGTACTTTTGTTGGAATATTAAACTCATTTGGAATAACATTGCCATCAGCTTTTATTACATCACCAGCTAAAGGTGGAATAGTAGATTTACCAGCTATATTAATAATAGCGGTAATAACATATATTCTATATTATGGAATGAAGGAAAGTGCAAAAGTTAATAACATAATTGTAGGTATAAAAATTTCTATAATCGTTATATTTGTAATACTTGGAGTAACACATATAAGTCCAGCTAATTATAAACCTTTCGCTCCATTTGGATTTAATGGAATTTTTGCGGCAACAGCTGCTATATTCTTCTCATTTATAGGTTTTGATGCAATATCAACAGCTGCAGAAGAAGCTGAAAATCCTAAAAGAGATATTCCATTAGGAATTATAATTTGTTTAATAGCAGTTACAGTACTTTATGTTGCAGTTGCAGTTGTACTTACAGGAATGGTTCCTTTCCAAGAAATAATTTCTGAAAATGCAGTACCAGGTGCGTTAGCAAGAGTAGGTATAAATTGGGGTGCAGCTTTAGTAGGAACAGGAGCAGTACTTGGAATGATTTCTACTATTATGGTAGTACTTTATGGTCAAGTTAGAATATTCATGGTTATGTCAAGAGATGGACTTTTACCAAAGATATTTTCAAAAGTACATCCTAAACACAAAACACCATACTTCTCAACTTTAATAACTGGTACTATAGCAGCAATAATAGCTGGATTTTTACCATTAGATATTATTGTTCAATTTTTAAGTATAGGAACATTATTAAGCTTTATTTCAGTATCTGTTGCAGTTATAGTACTTAGAAAAACTATGCCAAACTTCAAAAGAATATTTAGAGCTCCTGGAGTTCCAGTTACTCCTGCATTATCTATAATATGCTGCGTAATTTTATTAAGCAGATTGCATGCAAAAACTTGGATGGGATTCTTAGTTTGGCTTGCAATAGGACTTTTAATGTACGCATTTTATGGAAGAAAGCACAGTACACTTCAAAAAGGAGAATCACCAGATAAACCAGAAGATGAAGTTGTATAAATTAGTTTAATGTAATATAGATTTTTTATATAAATTAACTTTATAATATGTGTTTAAATAAACTTATTTAGACAATATGATTAGTAAAAAGGTACTATCACTAAGATGATTAAAAATCATCTTATGGATAGTACCTTTCTAATATTTAGAATAATATAAAATTTATATATTGTGTGTCATTATGATTTTTAGTTATTTATCAATTAGACTCTTTTCATAAGATTCTATCATTTTCTTAGTCATTAGCCCGCCAATTGAACCTCCAATATGTCCATTTAATCTTGATGTTTTATTCCGCTTATAACTATCATTAATTTCTATACCAAATTCGTTTTCAAATTCATTTTTTAATTTATCCAATCCCTTTTTTGCTTCTGGAACCAAAGGTCTTCTAGTCATAATTAAACACCTCCATATCAATATTAGTTTTATGATTTTTAAATAAAATATGTCTGGTAAATTAGTGAAAATAATTCTCAAATTGTATTGACAAAATAAAGTCGCATTGTATATAATGAACATATGAATAAATGTTCATATGTTCAAGAAAAGAGGGTGGCGAATTTGGAAAATAATAATATCGATACTTGTAATTGTACAATGATTCATGAAGATATAATTAGTAAAGTTAGAGAATGTATACCACAGGAGGAGACTCTTTATGATTTAGCTGATTTGTTTAAGGTACTTGGAGATTCAACCAGAATTAAAGTATTATGTGCATTATTTCAAGCAGAAATGTGTGTTTGCGATATAGCAGCATTACTTGGAATGACTCAATCAGCAATTTCTCATCAGTTAAGAGTTTTGAAACAAGCAAGATTAGTAAAGTATAAAAGAGAAGGTAAAGTAGTTTATTATTCACTAGATGATGATCATGTTAAAAGAATCTTTGATCAAGGGTTAATTCATATATCAGAAAAAAAGTGAGTTTTAAATAGGGGGTGATATTATGACAAGCAATATAAAAATAGTTAAGGGTCCAACAAAAGCAAAATTATCAAATAAAAATGATATTAAAAATATAAAGAAAGAATTTATTTTAGAAGGACTTGGATGCGCAAATTGTGCCAATAAAATGGAACAGCAAATTAATGAATTGGAAGGAATTCATTCTGCTAACGTAAATTTTATTACTAAAACTTTAATATTAGAAATAAAAGAAACTAATAAGGTAGAAGAATTAATAAAATCTGTAACTAATATAGTCACTAATATTGAATCTCATGTTAAAGTTAAAGAAAAAGAATTAAAAAAAGTTTTAAAGAAAGAGATTTTACTTGAGGGATTATGTTGTGCCAATTGTGCAGCAAAAATTGAAAGAGAATGTAATAAAATAGAGGATGTAAAATGTGCAGTAGTAGATTTTATAAAAGCAAAGCTTATTATTGAGATAAATAATCCATCAAAACAAAATGATATTATTGAAAATGTTAAAAAAATAGTAAAAAAAATTGAACCAGATGTTAATGTTATAGTAATCGAAAATTCAAATAATCAAGTTCAAAATAAAGAAGAAAATGAAAATAATAAGAGTGAAATAATTAGACTTTGCATTGGTGCAATAATTTTTGGAATAGCAACTGTTATGAAGTTTTCTAACTTAATAGAATTAATAATGTATTTGGTAAGTTATTTACTTGTAGGAGGAGAAGTTATTCTAAGAGCCTTAAAAAATATAAGCAGAGGTCAAGTGTTTGATGAAAATTTTCTTATGGGTATAGCTACTATTGGAGCATTTGCAATAGGTGAATATCCTGAAGGTGTAGCAGTTATGCTTTTCTATCAAATAGGAGAGATATTCCAAGATATGGCTGTTGATCGTTCAAGAAAATCTATTTCGGCTCTTATGGATATTAGACCTGATTTTGCAAGCTTGAAGATAAATGGTGATATTAAAAAGGTATCACCAGAAGAAGTAGGAATAGGTGATGTAATAATAGTAAAACCAGGAGAGAAAGTTCCACTAGATGGAAAAGTAATTGAAGGAAATTCAATGGTTGATACTGCTGCTTTAACTGGAGAATCAGTTCCTAGAGAAGTAGGAGTTGGAGATAGCATTTTAGGTGGAGTTATTAACAAGAATGGACTTTTAACAATAAAAGTAGAAAAAGAATTTGGAGATTCTACTATTGCAAAGATATTGGATTTAGTTCAAAATGCAAGTAGTAAAAAGTCGCCAACAGAAAATTTTATAACTAAATTTGCTAGATATTATACACCAGCCGTTGTTTTTGCAGCGTTAGCATTAGCTATAATTCCACCTCTTGTTATAGATGGGGCAACATTCTCTTCATGGATTTATAGAGCCTTAGCGTTTTTAGTTGTATCTTGTCCATGTGCTTTAGTTGTATCTATACCTCTTGGATTTTTTGGAGGAATAGGCGGGGCATCAAAGAATGGAATATTAGTTAAGGGTGGAAATTATCTTGAAGCATTAAATGATGTTGAAATGGTTGTATTTGATAAAACTGGGACACTTACAAAAGGGGTATTTAAGGTAACAGAAATAAAACCAGAAAACAATATTTCAAAAGATGAACTCATAGCTTGTGCTGCTTATGCAGAAAATTATTCTAATCATCCAATAGCAACATCTATATTAAAAGCCTATGGTGAAGAAATAATTAAAGATAAAATAAAAGGCTATGAAGAAATATCAGGTTATGGTGTTAAAGTTCTTCTTGAAGGAAAAGAGGTTCTTGCTGGTAACTATAAATTGATGGATAAAGAAAATATATCTTATAATGCAGTAGAAACTATAGGGACCGTAGTCCATGTTTCTATAAATAAAAGATATGCAGGATATATTATTATATCTGATGAAGTAAAAAGTGATTCAAAAAGTGCAATTAGAGCTTTAAAAGAAATTGGTGTTAAAAGGACAGTTATGCTTACAGGTGATAATAAAGCAGTGGGAAGCAAAATCTCAAAAGAATTAGGTGTAGATGAAGTCTATGCTGAATTATTACCAGATCAAAAAGTTGATAAGTTAGAGGCATTATATAATGAAAAGTCTCCTAAGGGGAAGATTATATTTGTAGGTGATGGAATAAACGATGCTCCAGTTTTAGCAAGAGCTGATATAGGGATAGCAATGGGCGGTGTTGGCTCAGATGCTGCAATTGAAGCAGCAGATGTAGTTATAATGACAGATGAACCTTCAAAAATAGCATCAGCTATAAAAATTGCAAAAAAGACAAGAACTATAGTAATGCAAAATATAATTTTTGCTTTGACAATTAAACTTATTATATTAGTTCTTGTAGCTTTTGGTCTTGGAACTATGTGGGAAGCTGTTTTTGGCGATGTTGGAGTAGCATTACTTGCTGTTTTAAATGCAATGAGAGCTATGAAAGTAGAAAATTTGTAGATATCTAAATCAAGACTTAGACTTATGCAATAGCTAACCGAAATAGAGGTCATGCATTTGTTTCGGTTACTGAAAATTTTGATAGATGCTTCTAAGACTGCAAGTTGTACCCACAATGCTTGCTTCACAGACACGCTGTGAACAAGCACATGTGGAACAACTTACAGTCTAAGAAGCATAGCTATCAAAATTTTTTAAGGTAACACTACACAAATGCATGACCTCTATTTCTACTTTTGGATATATATTCAAAGCATAAGTGTTATTTACAAATTGGATATCTATATTATGTTGCAAAGACAAGTTAGGCACATGGACTTACTATTTTTTTGAATGTGCCTTATATCATATATGAATAACAGAAGTTTAATTTTGCTAAAAAATTAGAATTATACCGCATACATATAGAAAAACTACAGATGCTAAAAGTCTAATTTAATTAAGAATTTAATGAAAGGGACTTTGTTCAAAAATATTGATTATATTGTCAGTATCATAAAGACCATAAACCCATTGACACCATTCTATACCAGATTTTGCATCAGATAAAAGTTTATTTAATATAATAAATCTACCAAAATAACTTGAATTAGTAGTATTAAGAATTCCATCAGCTTGTTTTTTAAGATCTTCCATTCTCTTTTGAAGACTAATAAATTTATTGTGATACATTTCTTCTCTTTCTTTAATCGATTTTTTTGCTTGGTCTTTACCTAGTATATGTAAACAATATGTTTTAAGCATCATCTCATCTTTATTAACTGGTTCAGGAGTAACTTTTTCAAGCCATTCCTTTACAGCTTGGATTCCAAGTTTTGTTGGTGTGTATACTTTTTTATCAGGTTTACCATTTTGTTTTACTAATGTAAATTCTACATATCCATCTTCTTCTAATTTGGCTAGCAAAGGATATATATGGCTATGTCTAGTATGCCAAAATAAATTCATTTTTAACATTAGATCATAACCAGACATGGATTCGTTTGATAGGAATCCTAAAAGACCATAAGATAATGTATTCATAATATCGCTCCTTATATGTACAAATTGACATATTAATTTTATAGTAGTAACATATAGATATTATATGTCTATTTTGTCATATAATCAATTTTTTAAATCACATGAAAATAAATAACATGTTCAAAGTTGCCATGGATATTTTTTATCAGGCAAAGAGGAAAATTGCCCTCGTAGTGTGTCTATTAGGTCAATTTGCGGATACAGGATTATAGAAAATAGGTTAGCAAATGGACTTGTTATTTATTTTCATGTGCCTAAAATTATAAATAAG
This genomic interval carries:
- a CDS encoding ArsR/SmtB family transcription factor; the encoded protein is MENNNIDTCNCTMIHEDIISKVRECIPQEETLYDLADLFKVLGDSTRIKVLCALFQAEMCVCDIAALLGMTQSAISHQLRVLKQARLVKYKREGKVVYYSLDDDHVKRIFDQGLIHISEKK
- a CDS encoding alpha/beta-type small acid-soluble spore protein — its product is MTRRPLVPEAKKGLDKLKNEFENEFGIEINDSYKRNKTSRLNGHIGGSIGGLMTKKMIESYEKSLIDK
- a CDS encoding NAD(P)-dependent oxidoreductase yields the protein MRNFKMTCNDIQLLDEADRCLLCKKPRCKENCPIQTSIPEIISLYKENRLREAGEILFNNNPLSAVCSLVCIHEDQCKGNCIKGIKGEPIRFHDIEYEISMKYLEEVRFENLPKDKDRIAIIGGGPAGITIAFILANKGYDVTIFDAHVKIGGVLRYGIPEYRLPKKILDTIEDRLVELGIKIRPNTLIGPVITLDRLYEDGYKAIFIGTGVWNPKTLNIKGETRGNAHFAIDYLKSPEAYRLGEKVAVIGAGNVAMDAARSAKRNGAKEVTVLYRKGFDEMSATKQEIMEAKEDGVIFNLFKSPIEITEKGIRLSSTENVTDENGKIVTKVIEGKEEFFECDSIIIAVSQTPKTNIVSNTKELNTNKWGLIITDEKGNTTRKGTFASGDVVTGAKTVVEAVVQAKTVANTIEEYCKNN
- a CDS encoding PadR family transcriptional regulator; translation: MNTLSYGLLGFLSNESMSGYDLMLKMNLFWHTRHSHIYPLLAKLEEDGYVEFTLVKQNGKPDKKVYTPTKLGIQAVKEWLEKVTPEPVNKDEMMLKTYCLHILGKDQAKKSIKEREEMYHNKFISLQKRMEDLKKQADGILNTTNSSYFGRFIILNKLLSDAKSGIEWCQWVYGLYDTDNIINIFEQSPFH
- a CDS encoding heavy metal translocating P-type ATPase, producing MTSNIKIVKGPTKAKLSNKNDIKNIKKEFILEGLGCANCANKMEQQINELEGIHSANVNFITKTLILEIKETNKVEELIKSVTNIVTNIESHVKVKEKELKKVLKKEILLEGLCCANCAAKIERECNKIEDVKCAVVDFIKAKLIIEINNPSKQNDIIENVKKIVKKIEPDVNVIVIENSNNQVQNKEENENNKSEIIRLCIGAIIFGIATVMKFSNLIELIMYLVSYLLVGGEVILRALKNISRGQVFDENFLMGIATIGAFAIGEYPEGVAVMLFYQIGEIFQDMAVDRSRKSISALMDIRPDFASLKINGDIKKVSPEEVGIGDVIIVKPGEKVPLDGKVIEGNSMVDTAALTGESVPREVGVGDSILGGVINKNGLLTIKVEKEFGDSTIAKILDLVQNASSKKSPTENFITKFARYYTPAVVFAALALAIIPPLVIDGATFSSWIYRALAFLVVSCPCALVVSIPLGFFGGIGGASKNGILVKGGNYLEALNDVEMVVFDKTGTLTKGVFKVTEIKPENNISKDELIACAAYAENYSNHPIATSILKAYGEEIIKDKIKGYEEISGYGVKVLLEGKEVLAGNYKLMDKENISYNAVETIGTVVHVSINKRYAGYIIISDEVKSDSKSAIRALKEIGVKRTVMLTGDNKAVGSKISKELGVDEVYAELLPDQKVDKLEALYNEKSPKGKIIFVGDGINDAPVLARADIGIAMGGVGSDAAIEAADVVIMTDEPSKIASAIKIAKKTRTIVMQNIIFALTIKLIILVLVAFGLGTMWEAVFGDVGVALLAVLNAMRAMKVENL
- a CDS encoding amino acid permease, translated to MNIFKKKSLEQMLQGAQKTDLKKNLKAKDIAAFGIGAVVGVGIFVATGEGAHAAGPAVIVSFIIAGIIACLCALCYCELSTMFPVAGSTYSYSYIVFGEIIAMIIGWCLTAEYLVACSAVASGWSGTFVGILNSFGITLPSAFITSPAKGGIVDLPAILIIAVITYILYYGMKESAKVNNIIVGIKISIIVIFVILGVTHISPANYKPFAPFGFNGIFAATAAIFFSFIGFDAISTAAEEAENPKRDIPLGIIICLIAVTVLYVAVAVVLTGMVPFQEIISENAVPGALARVGINWGAALVGTGAVLGMISTIMVVLYGQVRIFMVMSRDGLLPKIFSKVHPKHKTPYFSTLITGTIAAIIAGFLPLDIIVQFLSIGTLLSFISVSVAVIVLRKTMPNFKRIFRAPGVPVTPALSIICCVILLSRLHAKTWMGFLVWLAIGLLMYAFYGRKHSTLQKGESPDKPEDEVV